TGGCCGGCCGCGAGGCGGATTGGATGGCGAAGGCTGCCAGAATCGCCGAGGGCGAGGGCGCAGCCATGATCGACATCAACATGGGATGCCCTGCCAAAAAAGTCACCGGAGGCTACTCGGGGTCCGCGCTGATGCGCGATCCCGACCATGCGCTTGAACTGATCGAAGCCACCGTCAAGGCCGTCTCTGTTCCGGTCACATTGAAAATGCGGCTTGGCTGGGACCACGACAACATCAATGCGCCGTTGATTGCTGCACGCGCGGAAGCCGCCGGTATCCAGATGATCACAATTCACGGCCGTACGCGGATGCAGTTCTATGAGGGCTCTGCCGATTGGGTGGCGATAGCGAAGGTCCGCGAAGCTGTCAGCGTGCCTCTGGTGGCCAATGGCGACGTGGCTTCGCGCGCCGACATCGAGGCTTGTCTCAAACACTCTGGCGCGGACGCGGTCATGATCGGACGCGCCTCGCGTGGCCGGCCCTGGATCTGCGGCGACCTTGCGGAATCCGACAAGGCTCCGGCGCCCGGATCGCAACAGCGTGCCATTGCTGTCGAACACTACTGGATGATGATCGAACATTACGGCGAGGATGTCGGTGTCCGCCATGCGCGCAAGCACATCGGTTGGTACCTTGATACGCTCGCACCGCTTGCGCCTGATGGCCTCAAGACGGCCATGATGGCATCGCGCAAGGCCGATGAAGTCGCCACCATGTTTGCCGAAGCACTCGAGACCGGGGCGCGGCCCGAAACAGGTCCGGGATCGGAAATGGAGGCCGCAGCATGAGTGATCGAAAGACAGAGGATGCAATTGCACCCGGCGCAATCGACACATCCAGCATGGTGCTCAACGCAATACAGCACCCGGTCATAATGGTTGATGCACAGGGTCATGTCTGTTTTGCAAACTGGGAAGCGGAATCCTTCTTCGCTGCCAGCGCCTCGCATCTCAGTCGTCACAACCTCGACAATTTCATCCCCTTTGGAAGCCCGCTGCTCGAGTTGATCGAGCAGGTTCGTGAACGCCGTGCAGCTGTTAACGAATACCGTGTGGATCTCAGTTCCCCACGGCTCGGCAGTGACAAGCTGGTCGATCTCTATGTGGCGCCGGTGGCAGGCCTGCCCGACAATGTGGTTGTGGTGTTCCAGGAACGCTCGATGGCCGACAAGATCGACCGGCAGCTCACCCATCGCGCCGCGGCACGTTCGGTAACCGGTCTGGCGTCGATGCTGGCCCACGAGATCAAGAACCCGCTTTCGGGCATCCGCGGTGCGGCTCAGCTGCTCGAAATGTCTGTTGGTGACGAAGACCGCGCGCTCACCCGGCTGATCCGGGATGAAACCGATCGGATCGTTTCGCTGGTTGATCGAATGGAGATCTTTTCCGATGAACGGCCTGTCGACCGTGAGCCGGTCAACATCCATTCGGTGCTTGACCACGTCAAGGCTGTGGCAAAGGCCGGTTTCGCGCGCAACATCCGCTTCATTGAGCTTTATGATCCGTCCCTGCCGCCGGTCTATGCGAACCGGGACCAACTTGTGCAGGTGTTCTTGAACCTGGTCAAGAACGCAGCGGAGGCGGTGGGCGAAGTTGCTGACCCCGAAATTGTGCTAACCACGGCATACCGGCCGGGCATCAAGCTTTCGGTCGCAGGGACCCGCGAAAAAGTCTCTCTGCCGCTCGAGTTCTGTGTTCAGGACAACGGGCCGGGGGTGCCATCGGACCTGCTGCCGCATCTATTCGACCCTTTCATTACAACCAAGACCAACGGTTCTGGTCTGGGCCTCGCTCTGGTCGCCAAGATCGTCGGCGGGCATGGCGGCATTGTCGAATGCGACAGCCAGACCCGCAAAACCACATTCCGTATTCTGATGCCCGCATCACGTGACGCCCGGCCGGTTGAGCCGTTGCCGCCGCCAGGCGCCGTGGCGACCGAGTAAAAGGACAAATATCATGGGCAACGCCACAATTCTTGTCGCCGATGACGACGCTGCAATCCGTACCGTGCTCAATCAGGCTCTGACCCGCGCCGGCTACGAAGTCAGGATCACGTCCAATGCAGCGACGCTGTGGCGCTGGGTGTCGGCAGGCGAGGGGGATCTGGTGATCACCGATGTGGTGATGCCGGACGAGAATGCCTTTGACATGCTGCCACGCATTCGCCGCGCCCGCCCCGATCTGCCAGTTCTGGTCATGAGCGCGCAAAACACCTTCATGACTGCCATCAAGGCGTCGGAAGGCGGGGCCTATGATTATCTTCCAAAGCCGTTTGACCTTACCGAGATGATCGGCACCATCGGACGGGCCCTCTCGGAGCCGCGCAAGGTTGCCGCCCAACCCGAGGACACCACCGAAGGCATGCCTCTGGTGGGGCGCTCAGCCGCCATGCAGGAAATCTACCGGGTGCTTGCACGTCTGATGCAGACGGATCTGACCCTGATGATCACCGGCGAATCCGGCACCGGCAAGGAACTCGTCGCGCGTGCCTTGCATGACTATGGCAAGCGCCGCAACGGCCCCTTCGTGGCCATCAATATGGCCGCAATTCCACGCGACCTGATCGAATCGGAGCTGTTCGGCCATGAAAAAGGTGCCTTCACCGGCGCACAGAACCGCTCCACCGGGCGTTTTGAGCAGGCTGAAGGCGGCACCCTGTTTCTCGATGAGATCGGCGATATGCCGATGGATGCCCAGACCCGCTTGTTGAGAGTTCTCCAGCAAGGTGAATACACGACCGTTGGCGGCCGCACCCCGATCAAGAGCGATGTCCGCATTGTCGCCGCGACCAACAAGGACCTCAAGATCCTGATCAATCAGGGCCTGTTTCGCGAGGATCTGTTCTATCGGCTCAACGTGGTGCCTTTGAGGCTTCCGGCGTTGCGTGACCGTGCCGAGGACGTGCCGGATCTGGTGCGCCATTTTGTGCGCCATGCCGTTGGCGAGGGGCTCGACGCCAAACGTTTTGATGGCGACGCGCTCGATCTGCTCAAGGCCTATCCCTGGCCCGGCAATGTCCGCGAACTTGAAAACGTGGTTCGCCGCGTCATGGCACTCTATCCGCAGGATGTGATCAGCCGCGAAATCATCGACAACGAGCTCCGGATCGAAACCCCCGAGCAATCCTCGCCTCAGGGCGGAGCCCCCATGGCGCAGGCGACGATTGCGCAATCGGTGGAAGAAAACATGCGGCGATACTTTTCGGGGTTTGGCGAAGATCTGCCTCCTCCGGGTTTGTATCACCGTGTGCTCGAAGAGGTTGAGTATCCGCTGATACTGGCCGCGCTAACGGCAACCCGCGGCAATCAGATCAAGGCGGCGGACCTTCTGGGTCTGAACCGCAATACATTGCGCAAGAAGATTCGCGAGCTCGGCGTAACCGTCTACCGTTCGCCGCGCCCCGCTTGACGCAGAAGTTCGTCCGGAGCAACTGGCCTGAACCCACAGGCCTCAATGGGGCGGTTGACGCACTGGCTTGACAGAGGTCTCGAGCAGTTGCAATTTCGCCACATTATGTTGCTTGTTCGCAACTATACCAATCAGGCGAAACCGGAGCGGCGAAAGACAAATGGCGATGAATTCGGCTGCCGCGCCGCAGACCTCCCTCCCTGACGCAAGCGACGATTCAAGCTCCGCGGACGCCAGCGTTCAGCGCCGAAATCTGTTCACCTTGCCCGGCATCGCGCTCGTTGTCTCGGCCTTTGTGAGTGCGCTGGTTTCCTTTGCCATTCTGCTCGGACTGACACCAATTGAACCGGTAGACCAGGTTGTGCTGGGCGCGGTGGTTATCAACCTCGTCTTCGTGGTTGGCCTGGTGACATTGGTCTTTCTCGAACTCCGAATGCTTCTGCGAGCGCGCCGGCGCGGCAAAGCGGCCGCCAAGCTCCACATTCGGGTTGTTGCACTGTTCTCGATTGTGGCAATCGTGCCGGCCATTCTCGTCGCCATAGTGGCGTCAATCACGCTTGATGTGGGGCTGGATCGCTGGTTTTCGCTGCGAACCAAATCCATCGTCAATTCCTCACTGTCAGTGGCTGAGGCCTATGTGTTGGAGAATGCGAGATTTCTGCAGGGCCAGACAGTCTCCATGGCCAATGATCTCGACAATGCACGCTCGCTCTACTCGCTCGACCGGATCGGCTTTACCCAGTTCATGACCAGACAAGCCACCGGCCGCGGCCTGCTGGGTGCGTTTTTGGTTCGCACGGATGGCAGCGTGATCCTGCAGGCAGACATTCGCACCGAACGGCCATTGCCGGCGATTCCGGAATCGGCGCTCAAGGATGCGGTGAATGGACAGCCGACACTGATCCCACCCGGTGTCACCAACCTTGTTGGTGCGGTAATGCCGCTGCAGCAGATTGACGGCGCGCTTTTGTACACAGTGCGTGTGGTTGATCCCGAAGTCATGCGCTCGATGCGTCTGATGGAGGACGCAACACTCGAATACCAGACGCTGGAGCAGGGGCGGACCTCCTTGCAACTGGCCTTTGGCATTCTCTATCTCGGCTTCGCCCTTATTGTGCTGCTGGCAGCAATCTGGACGGCGATTGCGGTGGCTGACCGTCTTGTGCGGCCAATCCGGGTGCTGATCGGCGCTTCGGATGATGTTGCAAGTGGCAATCTCGACGTGACCGTGCCGGTGCATTCATCTGATGGGGATGTTGGCTCCCTGGCCCGGACATTCAACAACATGATTGTGCAAATTCGTACCCAGCGCGACGAGATTCTCTCCGCCAAGGACCAGATTGATGATCGCCGCAGGTTTACAGAGGCTGTCCTTTCGGGGGTGTCTGCCGGTGTGGTGGGTATCGACAATGTCGGCGCAGTGACCATTGCAAACCGGTCGGCCCGCCAGATCCTTGCCGAAGGTGACGAGGCCGAGGTGATCGGCAAGGCTTTCAATGAAATTGCTCCTGAATTCGAAACTGTCATGGCTGAGGCGGCGATGCGGCCGCGTGCCGATGCCCGCGCGCAGATTACGCTGAACCGAAGCGGGAAGGAACGCACACTCAACGTCAAGGTGACCCGGGAGGAAACCCATGATGGGCTCGAATCCTTTGTTGTCACGCTTGACGATATCACTGATCTGCTGATCGCCCAGCGCTCGACAGCCTGGGCCGATGTCGCCCGGCGTATTGCCCATGAAATCAAAAACCCGCTGACCCCGATCCAGCTTTCTGCCGAACGAATCCGCCGCCGCTACGGACGGCAGATCCCCGATGAAGACCGCGCCGTGTTCGACCAATGCACCGACACGATCGTGCGTCAGGTGGAGGACATTGGCCGGATGGTCGATGAGTTCTCCTCCTTTGCGCGGATGCCCAAGCCGTCCAAGACTCACGCCGATCTTCGCAACATCCTCAAAGACGCAGCTTTTCTCAGGGAAGTCAGTCGCAGTGACATTGAATTTGTACAGGAATATGCCGACACGCCGCTTGAGGGAGACTTCGATCCCCGGATGCTGGGTCAGGCATTTGGCAATCTGATCAAGAATGCGACCGAGGCAATCGATTCGGTTCCTACAGACGCCGATCGCCAAGGCAAGATCGTCGTCATCCGCGCGGGCGTTTCCGCGGATGGACAGGATTATGTCATCGACATCATCGACAATGGCCGCGGCCTGCCCGGTGAAAACCGGCACCGGTTGCTCGAACCCTATATGACCATGCGCGAAAAGGGGACCGGCCTTGGCCTCGCAATCGTCAAGAAGATCATCGATGACCATGGTGGCATCATTCAATTGCGCGACGCACCCGCTGACATCGACGGCGGCAGGGGCGCAATGATCTCCGTACGGCTGCCAGTGCATGCGGCCATGGGTGGTCACGAAGACCAAAATTCTGAACAACAAAAAGAACAAGTGGAGCGAACAGATCATGGCGTCTGATATTCTGGTGGTCGATGACGAGGAGGACATTCGTGAGATCGTCTCGGGCATTCTCGATGATGAGGGACATGAGACACGCACCGCCGCTGACAGCGATTCCGCTGTTGCAGCCATCACCGACCGGGTGCCACGGCTGATATTTCTTGACATCTGGCTGCAGGGCAGCCGGCTTGACGGCCTGGCGCTGCTTGACGAGATCAAGGCACGGTATCCGGACCTGCCGGTGGTGATGATTTCAGGCCATGGCAACATCGAGACCGCTGTTTCGGCGATCAGGCGCGGCGCTTATGATTTCATTGAGAAGCCGTTCAAGGCAGACCGGCTTCTGCTTGTCGCCGAACGGGCGCTGGAAACGTCCAAGCTGAAGCGCGAAGTGACCGAACTCAAACGCCGCTCCGGCGATCCGGCCGAGTTGATCGGCACCTCGGTCGCGGTCTCGCAGCTCAAACAGACCATCGACAAGATTGCGCCCACCAACAGCCGGGTGATGATTCTTGGCCCCTCGGGTTCGGGCAAGGAGCTTGTCGCACGGCTGATACACCGCAAGTCGAATCGGGCGGGCGGGCCCTTCGTGGTCCTCAATGCGGCCGCTATTACACCTGAGCGCATGGAGGTCGCGCTGTTTGGCACCGAAAGTGCCGCCAGCCACGAACGCAAGGTGGGGGCGCTGGAGGAGGCCCATGGCGGCATCCTCTATCTCGACGAGGTCGCTGACATGCCACGGGGGACGCAGAACAAGATCCTTCGTGTTCTGGTGGATCAGCAGTTCGAGCGTGTCGGTGGGACCAAGCGTGTGAAAGTCGATGTCCGCATCATCTCCTCCACGGCCCGCAATCTTGAAGAACTGATCTCAGAGGGCGAATTTCGCGAGGACCTCTATCACCGGCTCGCGGTGGTTCCTGTCCGGGTTCCCTCACTGAGCGAAAGGCGCGAGGACATCCCGTTCCTGGTCGACATGTTCATGCGTCAGGTTTCCGAACAGGCTGGAATCAGAAACCGCCGCATCGGGGAGGATGCATTGGCGGTGATTCAGGCTCACACCTGGCCGGGCAACATCCGGCAATTGCGCAATTACATGGAACGCTTGATGATCTTGGCCCGTTCGGATGGTCCGGAAACAGTGATCAGCGCGGATATGCTGCCCGACGATGTTTCCGACATGTTGCCCAAGGCATCTGCCGCCGGTTCCAACCACATCATGACCTTGCCGCTGCGCGAGGCGCGCGAGCTCTTCGAGCGTGACTATCTGATTGCCCAGATCAACCGCTTTGGCGGCAACATTTCCCGCACTGCCGAATTTGTGGGGATGGAGCGGTCTGCGCTGCATCGCAAATTGAAATCGCTTGGCGTATAAGCGGCGCTGTGCGTCCGATTTGATCGGCGCATGACACAGAAGCGTTCAAGGGGACGGCAATGAAGGTCATCATTTGCGGCGCGGGACGAGTGGGCTACGGCATTGCCGAGCGTCTCGCAGCGGAAGACAACGACGTATCGGTGATCGATACCTCGGCAACGCTTGTCCAAGCCATCCGCGACACGCTTGATGTTCGCAGCTATGTGGGCCATGGGGCGCATCCCGATGTTCTGGCCCAGGCCGGCGCCGACCAGGCCGACATGATCATTGCCGTTACACTCTACGACGAGATCAACATGGTCGCCTGCCAGGTGGCCCATTCGATCTTCAAGGTTCCTACGAAGATCGCGCGAATCCGCGCCCAGTCCTACCTGAAATCCCATTGGTCGGATCTGTTTTCACGCGATCACATGCCGATCGATGTGATCATCTCTCCAGAGGTTGAGGTTGGCCAGATGGTTTTGCGGCGGATTGCGCTGCCCGGCGCCACCGACGCGGTCCGCTTCGCCGATGACAAGGTGGCTATGGTTGCCATCGAATGTCTTGAAGATTGCCCGGTAGTCAACACGCCTCTGTTGCAGCTCAGCGAACTTTTCCCCGATCTCCTGGCGACCGTGGTCGGGGTCTGGCGTCACGAAAAACTTTTCGTTCCCCATTCGAGCGACCAGCTTGAAACCGGCGATCTTGCTTATGTCGTGTGTGACCGTGATCATGTCCGCCGGACCCTGGGGCTGTTCGGCCATGAAGAGCAGGAAGCAAGCCGCATCGTCATCTCGGGTGGCGGCAACATCGGTTATTATGTCGCCGCGGCGATCGAGGAGCGTCAGCCGAAAACCAAGGTCAAAATCATTGAGGCGGATCGTGAGCGTGCGGTTTCTGTCGCCGACTCACTGAACCGGACAGTGGTGCTCAACGGTTCCGCGCTTGATCAGAACATTCTGGTCGAGGCGGACATCCAAAACGCCGATCTGATGGTGGCGCTGACCAATGACGACCAGGTCAACATCCTATCTTCGGTGATGGCCAAGCGTCTTGGCTGCAAGGCCAATCTCGCGCTGATCAACAACCCGTCGTTCCAGTCTTTCACCAAGACCCTTGGCATCGATGCCCACATCAATCCGCGCGCAGTCACAATCTCGCGCATCCTTCAGCACGTGCGCCGCGGCCGCATCCGCGCGGTCTATTCGGTGCAGAAGGGCGCGGCAGAAGTGATCGAGGCCGAGGCTCTCGAGACCTCGCCATTGGTTGGCAAGCCTTTGCGCAGCCTGGATCTGCCCGATGGCGTGCGCATCGGCGCGATCTACCGCGACAAGCAGGTGCTCAAGCCCGATGGCTCGCTCAAGATCAAGGCCAAGGACAGGGTGGTGATGTTTGCGGCACTCGATTCAGTCCGCCACGTTGAACAGATGTTCCGCGTCAGCCTCGAATTCTTTTAAGGCCGTGCTCGGGATTCTTCATGTTCTGGCCGTTTCGATGGGCGTTATGTTCGCGCTCATTGTGCCGTCTGTGCTGTTTGCCATCGCAGACGGCGCGCGCGATCTGGCATTGTCTATGCTGCTTATCGGCGCGCTTGGTGTCTTTGCGGCCTTGATGGTTCTGGGATCGATTGCAGGCTTCGAGCGGCGGCTTGGACGCGCATCTGGTTATCTTGCGCTGGTTGCCGCCTGGATTCTGCTCCCCATTGCCGCAGCAATTTCATTCAAGACATTGGGCGGGCTCAGCTGGGTGGATTCCTGGTTCGAGGCGGTTGCGGCGCTGACAACTTCGGGGATCACCCTGTTGCCGCGCGAAACCGCACCGCGGGCAATCCTGTTCTGGCGCGCGAGCCTTGAGTGGTATGGCGGCTTTCTGACCATCGTCTCGATTATTCATGTGCTGGCACCGGCCGGTTTTGGAGGGCTTCCGGGCGGCGATCGGCGCGTACTCACCGGAAACTCCAGTGAAATGACGGTCGATCTGTCGAGTTTTCGCGATGTATTGACCCAGTATGTGCTTATCACGGTCGTTATCTTCATCGCACTGATGCTGGCCGGCGTGAACGGGCCTTTTGCGGCCATGATGTCGATGATCGCCATCGCGACGGGCGGATTCTTGCCCTTCGAGGGTGCGCTCGAAGACCATGCCGGCCCGGCGGCACAATTCGTCTTGGCAATCGGATTGGCGCTTGGCACCGTCAGCGTGTTCTGGCGCCAAAGGCTGTTGCGCGCACCGAGGAACCTCATAAGGGACAATCCGGAGGTGTTCGTCGTGGTGGTGGCGATCATTGTGATTGCGGTCTTTTACGCCGCCCGGCTGTCAGCAGTGTCCGGTGGCAGCGATCTGCCGCCAATCTTTGTAGAAAGCCTCTTGGCCGCCACATCGCTGGTTGCCACCAGCGGTATCGAAAGCCGGCCAGGCGTCATTGCCCTGTGGCCGGAAATTCTGGTGTTGGTTGTCGTGCTGGTCGGCGGCGGCATTTATTCCACGACCGGCGGTTTCAAGATCTACCGTATCTCGGCGATGGCGGTTCATTCAGCCCGGGAACTCAATCGGCTGATATATCCCTCGAGCGTCTCAAGCCTCCGGTTTGGTCGCTATCTGATCGATGAAGTGAGCATGCGGGCAATATGGACCTATTTCGCCCTCTCGCTGGTGGTAATTGCCAGTGCGGCATTGATGTTCACGCTGACCGCTACCGATTTTGAAGCCGGCGTCACCATGGCGATCTCGCTGTTTTCCAATACCGGACCGGTGTATGACGCGCTCATTCCTCCGGTCTACACAACGGATCCGGCCAATGATATCTGGCCGCACTTTGAGGCCATTCCGGCATCCGCCAAGCTCGCCGGGATCCTGCTGATGACCCTTGGACGGCTTGAAGTGATGGTGGTTTTTACGGTTCTCAATCTACGCTATTGGTTGACGCGCTAGCACCCCGGGCTGGTCGCAACGCCAGCTTACGCAGAAAAACAAGTGTTTACAAAACACCGCAACAATGATCTTCTATCGTTTGTTCGGACGAGCAAAACCTGTCAGCGGCAAACTAAAAAATCCTGTCTGTCAGAGGGAGTCTAGGTGTTCGAGACTTGACATTTGGAAGGTTAGGCCCGGTGGGCCATTCCTGGGGAATTCAGCCTTTGCCATCGAGTTTTGAACTTACGCGGAAATGACCTGCATGTAGCGGGCAAGAAAAAGACGGATGAAATAGGCGCAATGGCGGAGCGTTCACAGAACCTGCAGGATCTTTTTCTCAACACGGTTCGAAAACAAAAAATATCCCTGACGATCTTTCTGATCAATGGGGTAAAATTGACCGGTGTAGTCACCTCTTTTGACAATTTCTGCGTGCTTCTACGGCGCGACGGTCATTCGCAGCTTGTCTACAAGCATGCGATCTCCACCATCATGCCGAGTCAGCCGGTTCAGATGTTCGAGAATGAAGACGCAGGCAGCAACGCCTGATTGGACAACGCACATAGAAACCGTAGGTAATTCCGGGAATTTTGCCGACGCGGACAGCAAGTCTGACGTCACCAGCGCAATTGTGCTCGTTCCGGCATTGCGCACGCGGAATGCTGCGCCGGGCAGTGGTCCTGATGGAAGCAACATAACCAAACGCCCTGACGCTTTGCGCATGGAAGAGGCTGTTGGCCTTGCCGGTGCGATCGATCTCCAGGTCGCTGAAGCCCTGATCGTGCCGATTTCGGCACCGCGTCCGTCGACCCTGTTCGGCAAAGGCAAGATGCTCGAGGTAAAGGGGGTGATCGAAACAACCGGGTCCGGGCTTGTTATCGTCGACCATCCATTGACTCCCGTGCAGCAGCGCAACATGGAAACGGAATGGAAGGTCAAGGTCATTGACCGGACCGGCCTTATTCTGGAGATTTTTGGCAGGCGTGCTTCCACCAGGGAAGGCGTTCTGCAGGTTGAACTTGCCCATCTCAATTACCAGAAGGGCCGCCTTGTCCGCAGCTGGACCCACCTTGAGCGCCAGCGCGGTGGCGGCGGCTTCATGGGTGGCCCTGGTGAAACCCAGATCGAGGCCGACCGGCGGCTCTTGCAGGACCGCATCGTCAAGCTGGAACGCGAGCTCGAGCAGGTTCGCCGCACACGGCAATTGCACCGCGCCAAGCGCAAGAAGGTTCCGCACCCGATCGTGGCGCTGGTCGGTTACACCAATGCTGGCAAATCGACGCTGTTCAACCGGGTGACCGGCGCAGAAGTTCTTGCCGAGGACATGCTGTTTGCAACGCTGGATCCAACGCTCAGACGCATGAAGCTGCCGCACGGAAACACAGTGATCTTGTCCGACACGGTGGGCTTCATCTCCAGTCTGCCGACCCATCTGGTCGCTGCCTTCCGCGCCACACTCGAAGAGGTGGTGGAAGCGGACCTGATCCTGCATGTGCGCGACATGGCGGATCCCGACCGTGCTTCGCAGGCTGGTGACGTTGAGGAAATCCTCAAAAGCCTCGGCCTCAATGAAGGCGACGGCCGCAAGCTAGTCGAGGTCTGGAACAAAATCGATCTGCTCTCTGAGGAAGCCGCGGAAGATCTCAAGACCAGGGCCGAAAAATCGGAAAATGCGATTGCCGTTTCATCGGTGACCGGCGAGGGCATCGACGAGTTGCTGATGCGCATAGAGACGATCATCTCCGGCAAGCTGGTCTCGCGAAACGTCACGCTCGGGCCCGATCAGATGAAACTGGTTCCCTGGATCTATGAGCGCGGGCGTGTGAGCGAACGTGAGGATATGGAAGACGGTTCGGTGATGATCGAAGTCGAATTCACGACCGCCGATTCCGAGGAACTCGACCGGCGCATGGGCAATGGCCCCAAACCATCTGACAGCTGGGAAGATGACTTGGACGATTAAAGTCCGCCAAGCTCAGACGAGTTCATTCAACTTGAAACTGCCTTAATTCCTCATCTCAATCGTAGCTCTTGGCCTCCTGCCAGAGCGCTTCCATGTCATCAAGCGTCGCCTTGTCAGGCGTTTTGCCCTGTTTTGCCAATTCCGTCTCCACATAGGCGAAGCGCCGGCGGAACTTGGTGTTCGTGGATCTCAGGGCATCTTCGGGATCGGCCTTGAGGTGGCGGGCCAGATTGGCCACCGCAAAGATGACGTCGCCGAGCTCATCCGCCGCTTCGTCCTGCCTGGCATCGGTGATGGCCTGCCGCAATTCGCCGATTTCCTCTTCGATCTTGTCGAGCACCGGACCTGCCGCGCCCCAATCAAAGCCGACCTGGGACGCCGCCTGCTGCAATTTCAGCGCTTCCATGAGCGCGGGCAGGGCGCGCGGCACGCTGGTGAGTTGCCCGGGCTTCTCGCTCTCGGGCAATCCGCGTGCGGCGCGGCGCTCTCGTCGTTCCCGTTTCTCTTCGGCCTTGATCTCCGCCCACTGCATCTTGACCTGATCCGGCGTGTCGGCGCCGGGGCGTTCAAACACATGCGGGTGGCGGCGTATCATCTTCCGGGTGATCGCCTCGACCACGTCTTCAAACGAGAACAGGTCTTGTTCTTCCGCCATCCGGGCATGGAACACCACTTGCAGCAACAGATCGCCCAGCTCGTCGCACAGGTCTTCGGGATCGTTGCGCTCGATCGCATCGGCAACTTCATAAGCCTCCTCGATCGTGTAGGGCTTGATCGAGGCAAAATCCTGCTTGATGTCCCAGGGGCAGCCGGTCTCGGGATGCCGGAGGGCGGCCATGATTTCGATGAGGCGGGAAATGTTGCGGGATGGGGTCATGCGGCGAGCTTAGCCGAGCCGTCTGAAGCCCGCGACTGTTCCGCCCTGGCCATCCACCTTGTCCACAACTCAGTCGATCCCGCCTGACAAGCACCAGATCAGTTGAGCGGTATCGCGTTGTCGTCTTTGCTTTCCTGATAGCTGTCGGACAGTTGAGCGTAATGATCGCGGATGCGCTGGGCCTGATTGAGCAATGGTTTCGCCTCGGCATCTGGCAGCGTTGCCATGATGTCGAAGATGCCCCGGCCGCGCCAGAACGCATTGTCGTGATTGTAACCGCCCGGTTCCAGACCGAAGACCTCTTTGAGCATCTTGAGATCATGCGGAATGGCAAAGCTGTCGCGCGAATCCTGATGGCTGAAAAAGTAGAAGAAATTGTCAAATCCGGCCCAGGCGATCGCTGACATGCACATGCTGCAGGGCTCATGGGTGGACAGGAAAATCATGTCCTTGGTGGATTCCTGTTTGGAAACGGGGCTTTCATAGAAGCATTTGAGCAGGTGAACTTCGCCGTGCCACAGCGGATTCTCGGTTTCCTTGTTGGTCTGGGCCATCACCAGCGAAAGATCGGATTTGCGCAGCAGCGCGCCACCGAACACCTTGTTTCCCTCTGCCACGCCTTTTTCGGTGAGCGGCAGGATATCGTTTTGCATCACGCTGAGCAGTCTGGCTGCCAGTTGCGCGTTTTCCGTAATCTCCATGAAGTGTTCCAAAACCTGTGTCGTC
The DNA window shown above is from Hoeflea phototrophica DFL-43 and carries:
- the mazG gene encoding nucleoside triphosphate pyrophosphohydrolase; protein product: MTPSRNISRLIEIMAALRHPETGCPWDIKQDFASIKPYTIEEAYEVADAIERNDPEDLCDELGDLLLQVVFHARMAEEQDLFSFEDVVEAITRKMIRRHPHVFERPGADTPDQVKMQWAEIKAEEKRERRERRAARGLPESEKPGQLTSVPRALPALMEALKLQQAASQVGFDWGAAGPVLDKIEEEIGELRQAITDARQDEAADELGDVIFAVANLARHLKADPEDALRSTNTKFRRRFAYVETELAKQGKTPDKATLDDMEALWQEAKSYD
- a CDS encoding nucleoside deaminase, with protein sequence MEITENAQLAARLLSVMQNDILPLTEKGVAEGNKVFGGALLRKSDLSLVMAQTNKETENPLWHGEVHLLKCFYESPVSKQESTKDMIFLSTHEPCSMCMSAIAWAGFDNFFYFFSHQDSRDSFAIPHDLKMLKEVFGLEPGGYNHDNAFWRGRGIFDIMATLPDAEAKPLLNQAQRIRDHYAQLSDSYQESKDDNAIPLN